In the genome of Colletes latitarsis isolate SP2378_abdomen chromosome 9, iyColLati1, whole genome shotgun sequence, one region contains:
- the LOC143345841 gene encoding tubulin beta-1 chain-like isoform X1, which translates to MPVTLLTKLGYRFVPRSVLVDLDSGSLNSLRSGLFGRLYKPDNFVAGHASAANNWAKGYYTEGSELADTALDIIRKEAESCDLMQGIQVLHSLGGGTGSGMGSLLATKMKEEYPDRILKTYSVIPSPMMSDVVVEPYNAILSIGKFMELTDQTYCMDNQALHHICTRVLKISTPTLADANHLIASCIAGITASLRFPGQLNTDLRKLQTNMVPFPRLHFFVPGYAPLTSRSSAPYQMLSVPALTQQLFSGNNMLADCDLLLGKFLTMAAIFRGRMSTKHVEEQMLNLRNKNSPYFVEWIPNNIQTAICDIPPRGISMNATMVSNTTAIQETIKRLSNLFDGMLKKKAYLHWYTAEGMDETEFFETQTNVQDLVSEYQQHQEAAVESDFVDEAPVLDDFDP; encoded by the exons ATGCCAGTgacgttattaacaaaattaggaTATAGGTTCGTTCCAAGAAGCGTTCTGGTCGATCTGGACTCGGGAAGCTTGAACTCGTTGAGGTCGGGACTATTTGGTAGACTGTACAAACCAGACAACTTCGTGGCTGGGCATGCAAGTGCAGCGAACAACTGGGCGAAAGGTTACTACACCGAAGGCTCCGAACTAGCCGACACAGCGCTTGATATTATTCGCAAGGAGGCTGAGAGTTGCGACCTGATGCAAG GTATCCAAGTGCTCCATTCGCTGGGAGGTGGCACAGGTTCCGGAATGGGCTCCCTGTTGGCTACCAAGATGAAAGAAGAGTACCCAGACCGGATTCTCAAGACTTACAGCGTGATACCCTCGCCGATGATGTCGGACGTGGTGGTGGAGCCCTACAACGCGATACTGTCGATTGGAAAATTCATGGAGTTGACGGACCAGACCTATTGCATGGACAatcaggctctgcatcacatttGCACGCGAGTATTGAAGATTTCCACGCCGACGCTCGCCGACGCGAATCACCTGATCGCCAGCTGCATAGCCGGCATCACCGCCAGCTTGAGGTTTCCTGGACAACTGAACACCGACCTGAGGAAGCTGCAAACGAACATGGTGCCGTTCCCTAGGCTACATTTCTTCGTTCCGGGATACGCGCCGCTCACCTCGAGGAGCTCCGCACCTTACCAGATGCTTTCCGTGCCTGCGCTTACGCAACAATTGTTCAGTGGCAACAATATGTTGGCAGATTGCGACCTGTTGCTGGGCAAGTTTCTGACCATGGCGGCCATCTTCAGGGGCAGAATGTCCACCAAG CACGTGGAGGAGCAGATGTTGAACCTAAGGAACAAGAACAGTCCTTACTTTGTCGAGTGGATTCCGAACAACATTCAGACCGCGATCTGCGACATCCCGCCTCGAGGAATCTCCATGAACGCCACGATGGTGTCGAACACGACCGCGATTCAGGAGACGATCAAACGCCTGTCGAACCTGTTTGACGGTATGTTGAAGAAAAAAGCGTACCTGCACTGGTACACGGCGGAGGGAATGGACGAGACCGAGTTCTTCGAAACTCAGACGAACGTGCAGGATCTCGTTTCCGAGTACCAACAGCACCAGGAAGCAGCGGTCGAATCCGACTTTGTGGACGAGGCTCCGGTGTTGGATGATTTTGATCCATAG
- the LOC143345798 gene encoding tubulin beta-1 chain — MREIVHIQAGQCGNQIGAKFWEIISDEHGIDPTGTYHGDSDLQLERINVYYNEASGGKYVPRAILVDLEPGTMDSVRSGPFGQIFRPDNFVFGQSGAGNNWAKGHYTEGAELVDSVLDVVRKEAESCDCLQGFQLTHSLGGGTGSGMGTLLISKIREEYPDRIMNTYSVVPSPKVSDTVVEPYNATLSVHQLVENTDETYCIDNEALYDICFRTLKLSTPTYGDLNHLVSLTMSGVTTCLRFPGQLNADLRKLAVNMVPFPRLHFFMPGFAPLTSRGSQQYRALSVPELTQQMFDAKNMMAACDPRHGRYLTVAAIFRGRMSMKEVDEQMLNIQNKNSSYFVEWIPNNVKTAVCDIPPRGLKMSATFIGNSTAIQELFKRISEQFTAMFRRKAFLHWYTGEGMDEMEFTEAESNMNDLVSEYQQYQEATADEEAEFDEEQQEADVDEN, encoded by the coding sequence TTTTGGGAAATAATCAGCGACGAGCATGGCATTGACCCAACTGGTACCTATCATGGCGACTCCGACCTTCAATTGGAACGAATCAACGTCTATTACAACGAGGCGTCCGGTGGTAAATACGTACCACGTGCCATTCTCGTCGACTTGGAGCCGGGAACTATGGACTCTGTTCGCTCTGGACCGTTCGGACAAATCTTCAGACCTGACAATTTCGTGTTCGGGCAATCCGGAGCTGGCAACAACTGGGCCAAGGGTCACTACACCGAGGGAGCCGAATTAGTCGACTCTGTACTCGACGTTGTTAGGAAGGAAGCAGAGAGCTGCGACTGCCTCCAGGGATTCCAGCTCACTCACTCTCTCGGTGGTGGTACCGGATCCGGCATGGGCACCTTGCTCATCTCCAAGATCCGCGAAGAGTATCCCGACAGAATCATGAACACGTACTCGGTCGTCCCGTCTCCTAAAGTATCAGACACCGTCGTAGAACCGTACAACGCGACACTCTCCGTACATCAATTGGTAGAAAATACAGATGAAACCTACTGCATCGACAACGAGGCCCTCTACGATATCTGCTTCCGCACCCTGAAACTCTCCACACCCACCTACGGCGACTTGAACCACCTCGTCTCCCTTACGATGTCCGGTGTCACGACCTGCTTGAGGTTCCCTGGACAGCTCAATGCTGACCTTAGAAAACTTGCCGTAAACATGGTACCGTTCCCGCGTCTCCACTTCTTCATGCCAGGTTTCGCTCCACTCACATCCCGCGGCAGCCAGCAATACAGAGCCCTTTCGGTCCCTGAGCTCACGCAACAGATGTTCGACGCGAAGAACATGATGGCTGCCTGCGATCCCAGGCACGGAAGGTACCTGACGGTAGCCGCCATCTTCCGTGGAAGGATGTCGATGAAGGAAGTAGACGAACAGATGCTAAACATTCAGAACAAGAACAGCTCGTACTTTGTCGAATGGATTCCGAACAACGTAAAGACAGCCGTCTGCGACATTCCGCCTCGTGGTTTGAAAATGTCCGCCACGTTCATTGGAAACTCGACCGCCATTCAGGAACTGTTCAAGAGAATTTCCGAACAGTTCACAGCTATGTTCAGGAGGAAAGCTTTCCTTCATTGGTACACCGGCGAGGGTATGGACGAGATGGAATTCACCGAGGCGGAATCCAACATGAACGATTTGGTTTCGGAATACCAGCAATACCAAGAGGCCACCGCGGACGAAGAAGCAGAATTCGACGAGGAGCAGCAGGAAGCCGACGTCGATGAGAACTAA
- the LOC143345841 gene encoding tubulin beta-1 chain-like isoform X2, with the protein MREIVNVQLGQCGNNVGGKFWEGIIDEHGLSPDGIFCGESDLQLQRINVYFTEAPGYRFVPRSVLVDLDSGSLNSLRSGLFGRLYKPDNFVAGHASAANNWAKGYYTEGSELADTALDIIRKEAESCDLMQGIQVLHSLGGGTGSGMGSLLATKMKEEYPDRILKTYSVIPSPMMSDVVVEPYNAILSIGKFMELTDQTYCMDNQALHHICTRVLKISTPTLADANHLIASCIAGITASLRFPGQLNTDLRKLQTNMVPFPRLHFFVPGYAPLTSRSSAPYQMLSVPALTQQLFSGNNMLADCDLLLGKFLTMAAIFRGRMSTKHVEEQMLNLRNKNSPYFVEWIPNNIQTAICDIPPRGISMNATMVSNTTAIQETIKRLSNLFDGMLKKKAYLHWYTAEGMDETEFFETQTNVQDLVSEYQQHQEAAVESDFVDEAPVLDDFDP; encoded by the exons ATGCGGGAAATCGTGAACGTGCAGCTGGGTCAGTGTGGAAATAACGTAGGAGGTAAG TTTTGGGAAGGAATCATCGACGAGCATGGTTTAAGTCCCGATGGAATCTTTTGCGGCGAATCGGACCTCCAATTGCAGAGAATAAACGTGTACTTTACGGAAGCGCCAG gaTATAGGTTCGTTCCAAGAAGCGTTCTGGTCGATCTGGACTCGGGAAGCTTGAACTCGTTGAGGTCGGGACTATTTGGTAGACTGTACAAACCAGACAACTTCGTGGCTGGGCATGCAAGTGCAGCGAACAACTGGGCGAAAGGTTACTACACCGAAGGCTCCGAACTAGCCGACACAGCGCTTGATATTATTCGCAAGGAGGCTGAGAGTTGCGACCTGATGCAAG GTATCCAAGTGCTCCATTCGCTGGGAGGTGGCACAGGTTCCGGAATGGGCTCCCTGTTGGCTACCAAGATGAAAGAAGAGTACCCAGACCGGATTCTCAAGACTTACAGCGTGATACCCTCGCCGATGATGTCGGACGTGGTGGTGGAGCCCTACAACGCGATACTGTCGATTGGAAAATTCATGGAGTTGACGGACCAGACCTATTGCATGGACAatcaggctctgcatcacatttGCACGCGAGTATTGAAGATTTCCACGCCGACGCTCGCCGACGCGAATCACCTGATCGCCAGCTGCATAGCCGGCATCACCGCCAGCTTGAGGTTTCCTGGACAACTGAACACCGACCTGAGGAAGCTGCAAACGAACATGGTGCCGTTCCCTAGGCTACATTTCTTCGTTCCGGGATACGCGCCGCTCACCTCGAGGAGCTCCGCACCTTACCAGATGCTTTCCGTGCCTGCGCTTACGCAACAATTGTTCAGTGGCAACAATATGTTGGCAGATTGCGACCTGTTGCTGGGCAAGTTTCTGACCATGGCGGCCATCTTCAGGGGCAGAATGTCCACCAAG CACGTGGAGGAGCAGATGTTGAACCTAAGGAACAAGAACAGTCCTTACTTTGTCGAGTGGATTCCGAACAACATTCAGACCGCGATCTGCGACATCCCGCCTCGAGGAATCTCCATGAACGCCACGATGGTGTCGAACACGACCGCGATTCAGGAGACGATCAAACGCCTGTCGAACCTGTTTGACGGTATGTTGAAGAAAAAAGCGTACCTGCACTGGTACACGGCGGAGGGAATGGACGAGACCGAGTTCTTCGAAACTCAGACGAACGTGCAGGATCTCGTTTCCGAGTACCAACAGCACCAGGAAGCAGCGGTCGAATCCGACTTTGTGGACGAGGCTCCGGTGTTGGATGATTTTGATCCATAG
- the LOC143345840 gene encoding tubulin beta-3 chain has translation MREIVHLQAGQCGNQIGAKFWEVISEEHGIDQSGIYHGDSDLQLERISVYYNEASVATSTNGGKYVPRAILLDLEPGTMDAVRSGAYGKLFRPDNFVFGQSGAGNNWAKGHYTEGAELVDSVLDVVRKECENCDCLQGFQLTHSLGGGTGSGMGTLLISKIREEYPDRIMNTYSVMPSPKVSDTVVEPYNATLSVHQLVENTDETYCIDNEALYDICFRTLKVSNPSYGDLNHLVSLTMSGVTTCLRFPGQLNADLRKLAVNMVPFPRLHFFMPGFAPLTSRSMQQYSALSVPELTQQMFDAKNMMAACDPRHGRYLTVAAVFRGRMSMKEVDEQMLSVQNKNSSYFVEWIPNNVKTAVCDIPPKGLKMSSTFIGNTTAIQELFKRISEQFTAMFRRKAFLHWYTGEGMDEMEFTEAESNMNDLVSEYQQYQEATAEEDFEAEECADDFETCEQE, from the exons ATGAGGGAGATCGTGCACCTGCAAGCTGGACAATGCGGAAATCAAATAGGCGCGAAG TTCTGGGAAGTGATTTCCGAGGAGCACGGTATCGACCAGTCGGGCATCTATCACGGGGACAGCGATCTGCAGCTGGAGCGAATTTCCGTTTACTACAATGAGGCTTCTG TCGCGACGTCAACGAACGGAGGCAAGTACGTGCCCAGAGCCATTCTATTGGACCTCGAGCCAGGAACCATGGACGCGGTTCGTTCGGGGGCCTACGGAAAGCTCTTCAGGCCCGACAACTTCGTGTTTGGGCAGTCTGGAGCTGGCAACAACTGGGCGAAAGGTCACTACACCGAAGGCGCCGAACTGGTGGATTCTGTCCTCGACGTGGTCAGAAAGGAATGCGAGAACTGCGACTGCCTTCAAGGCTTCCAATTGACTCACTCTCTGGGCGGCGGTACGGGATCCGGCATGGGCACCCTGCTCATCTCCAAGATCCGCGAAGAGTACCCCGATAGGATCATGAACACGTACTCGGTGATGCCGTCGCCCAAAGTATCGGACACCGTGGTGGAACCGTACAACGCGACACTCTCCGTTCACCAGCTGGTGGAGAATACCGACGAGACCTACTGCATCGACAACGAAGCCCTCTACGACATCTGCTTCCGCACCCTGAAGGTTTCGAATCCCAGCTACGGCGACCTGAATCACCTGGTCTCGCTGACCATGTCCGGGGTCACGACCTGCCTCAGGTTTCCGGGTCAACTGAACGCCGATCTGAGGAAGCTGGCGGTGAACATGGTGCCCTTCCCTCGTCTTCACTTCTTCATGCCAGGTTTCGCGCCATTGACCTCCAGGTCCATGCAACAGTACTCGGCGCTCTCGGTGCCCGAGCTCACGCAACAGATGTTCGACGCGAAGAACATGATGGCCGCCTGCGACCCGAGACACGGACGATATCTAACGGTGGCTGCCGTGTTCCGCGGGAGGATGTCGATGAAGGAGGTGGACGAGCAAATGCTCAGCGTGCAGAACAAAAACAGCTCGTACTTTGTCGAGTGGATCCCCAACAACGTAAAGACAGCCGTCTGCGACATCCCGCCGAAAGGCCTCAAGATGTCCTCCACGTTCATCGGGAACACCACCGCCATTCAGGAGCTGTTCAAGAGGATTTCCGAACAGTTCACGGCCATGTTCAGGAGGAAGGCGTTCCTCCACTGGTACACCGGCGAAGGCATGGACGAGATGGAGTTCACCGAGGCGGAATCGAACATGAACGACTTGGTCTCCGAGTATCAGCAATACCAGGAAGCCACCGCTGAAGAGGACTTTGAGGCCGAGGAATGCGCCGACGACTTCGAGACCTGCGAGCAAGAGTAG